A region of Reichenbachiella carrageenanivorans DNA encodes the following proteins:
- the ettA gene encoding energy-dependent translational throttle protein EttA produces the protein MSDEKIIFSMAGVNKIYPPQKQVLKNIYLSFFYGAKIGVLGLNGSGKSSLLKIIAGIDKEFQGEVVASKEYSVGLLEQEPQLDPNKTVKQVVEEGVQEIVDLLQQFEDINAKFADPAVLDDADAMDKVIQEQAVVQEKLDAANAWELDSRLERAMDALRTPPGDAKIETLSGGEKRRVALCRLLLQEPDVLLLDEPTNHLDAESVLWLEQHLNQYKGTVIAVTHDRYFLDNVAGWILELDRGEGIPWKGNYSSWLDQKQKRLAQEEKTESKRQKTLERELDWVRMSAKGRQAKGKARLAAYDKLASQDANERESKLELYIPPGPRLGDKVIDVEGVSKAFGDKLLYENLTFSLPQAGIVGIVGPNGAGKTTLFNMITGKEKPDAGSFDIGSTVQIAYVDQEHDNLDPNKSVWEVISDGNELIELGGKQMNSRAYVSKFNFGGGDQGKKVGTLSGGERNRVHLAMTLKQGANLLLLDEPTNDLDVNTLRSLEEALENFAGCAVIISHDRWFLDRVCTHTLAFEGDSQVYFFDGPFSAYEENRIKRQGNVEPKRIKYKKLQ, from the coding sequence ATGAGCGACGAAAAAATCATCTTTTCCATGGCTGGGGTCAACAAAATCTACCCCCCACAAAAACAAGTACTCAAGAACATATACCTCTCTTTTTTTTATGGTGCTAAAATCGGCGTACTAGGACTCAATGGATCAGGCAAATCGTCGCTACTCAAAATCATCGCGGGTATAGACAAAGAATTTCAAGGCGAAGTAGTTGCTTCCAAAGAATACAGCGTGGGACTACTCGAACAAGAACCGCAGCTAGACCCTAACAAAACAGTGAAACAGGTAGTCGAAGAAGGCGTACAAGAGATCGTCGATCTTTTACAGCAATTCGAAGACATCAATGCCAAGTTTGCAGACCCTGCCGTACTAGACGACGCCGACGCAATGGACAAGGTGATCCAAGAGCAAGCCGTGGTGCAAGAGAAACTTGACGCAGCCAACGCCTGGGAGCTGGACAGTCGTCTCGAAAGAGCGATGGATGCGCTACGCACCCCTCCAGGAGATGCTAAAATAGAAACCCTCTCTGGAGGAGAAAAAAGAAGAGTAGCTCTTTGCAGATTATTATTGCAAGAACCAGACGTACTGCTACTGGATGAACCCACCAACCACCTCGATGCTGAGTCTGTTCTTTGGCTAGAGCAGCACCTCAATCAATACAAAGGCACGGTGATCGCCGTGACTCACGACAGATATTTTCTTGACAACGTAGCAGGTTGGATATTAGAATTGGATCGTGGCGAAGGCATTCCCTGGAAAGGAAATTATTCCTCTTGGTTAGATCAAAAGCAAAAACGACTAGCGCAAGAAGAAAAAACAGAATCGAAAAGACAAAAAACACTCGAAAGAGAGCTAGACTGGGTACGTATGTCAGCCAAAGGCAGACAAGCCAAGGGTAAAGCGAGACTTGCAGCCTACGACAAGCTGGCCAGCCAAGATGCCAACGAACGTGAAAGCAAGCTAGAACTCTACATCCCACCAGGGCCAAGATTGGGAGACAAAGTAATAGATGTAGAAGGTGTCTCTAAAGCATTTGGCGACAAGCTCCTTTATGAAAACCTTACTTTCTCCTTGCCACAGGCTGGCATTGTAGGTATCGTAGGGCCAAACGGTGCGGGTAAAACCACCCTGTTTAATATGATCACTGGCAAAGAAAAGCCTGATGCTGGCTCATTTGATATTGGCTCAACGGTACAGATTGCCTATGTAGATCAGGAACACGACAATTTAGATCCAAACAAATCCGTATGGGAAGTCATCTCTGATGGCAATGAACTGATCGAACTGGGTGGCAAGCAGATGAACTCAAGAGCCTATGTGAGCAAGTTCAATTTTGGCGGTGGAGACCAAGGTAAAAAAGTAGGCACGCTCTCTGGTGGAGAACGAAACCGTGTACATCTGGCCATGACTCTTAAGCAAGGTGCTAACCTCCTCCTACTCGATGAGCCTACCAACGACTTGGATGTAAACACTCTGCGTTCGCTAGAGGAAGCCTTAGAAAATTTTGCAGGATGCGCGGTAATCATCAGTCACGACAGGTGGTTCTTAGACAGGGTATGTACGCATACTTTGGCATTCGAAGGAGACAGCCAAGTTTATTTCTTCGATGGGCCATTTTCTGCCTATGAAGAAAACCGCATCAAACGCCAAGGTAATGTAGAGCCTAAGCGAATCAAATATAAGAAGCTCCAGTAA
- a CDS encoding Ig-like domain-containing protein → MERIGFWKKKLWLLGIILSITHLSFGQIIFADACFPGGGTMTLTQSGTTSDGQIRNTFIGESDYGEMVKIIWQNNQWEILADYGFGYELFHTKTVASYPNPPALSLGSWSNISGCGPISTFTGDVQSTIVPNSAPTFTSTAITEQGDNSTYNYYVATSDINDDDVSVAATTKPSWLAMETITRYIKIGAGTAGDTDGAADVATFDGPSDVAVDASGNIYVAESNNNRIRKITPEGVVSTFAGSGDAATTDGTGTAAAFNHPVGIATDASGNVYVTEDPGNAVRKITPAGEVTTIATALLRLSAVVVDSDDNVYVGGWFSTYKVYKITPAMVRTEVAFGFGEISALDIDADDNLYLADKSSNIIYKIDNTGFRTTVMSGVSNMTGMARDADGNFYVVKNGTQIDKIAPGGSTVTKIVNLSSANGIVLDASDRLCIAAQGGHQVQTYQEGVYTLSGNPAGQVGTHDVVLTANDGNGGIATQSFTITVSDATAPEGYFVNTSDMAIKYGNKIAFSFPISFAEVGATYNYTFSAGDTDVTGSGTITSSSQNISGIDLSDLADGTVTFSITLTDAHGNVGSAVGGTLTKDTIVPVVTVDALVTSDQTPKLTGTVDDVTSYLTGFLSNSQSLTITNNGDGTWEVADNTITALEEGVYGVTIYANDNVMNTGVDATSNELTIDLTAPTGYTASIDQTYINSSNVDALSFTFSGAEVGATYDYTLSSSGGGSEVTGSGTISTTTDQISDIDVSGLAEGIITLSVTLTDVANNVGQATASIKTKDTTAPVVTVDVLVTNNQSPKITGVVDDASATMLGIISDGQTPTVINNGDGTWEIAAGVLSSLAEGTYSLFITATDAAGNQTTNSSEYDLEIDLTAPSGYTVSIDQAEVNSENEGALSFTFTDAEVGATYDYTLSSTGGGADVTGSGTISAATDQVSGIDASGLGDGTITLSVTLTDEATNTGSAAEDTKAKDATSPVFASGTTASFTENGTGTVYTATATDAGSITYSLGTANDESLFTIEESTGVVTFKVSPDFENPIDADGDNVYEIIVVASDGANEVNLEVAITVEDEEDGETTVTSIDDGLEHYISIFPNPASQVLNFDLSKMNESVGSLSVINNAGVQIMELELGGVKSLTIPVNSYPSGLYHVVFKTGTSTISKRLIIK, encoded by the coding sequence ATGGAAAGAATAGGTTTTTGGAAAAAAAAGCTCTGGTTGCTGGGCATTATACTAAGCATCACACATCTCTCATTTGGTCAGATTATTTTTGCGGATGCTTGTTTTCCCGGAGGCGGAACCATGACCCTAACTCAGAGTGGCACTACTAGTGATGGCCAGATTAGAAATACTTTTATTGGTGAGAGTGATTATGGTGAAATGGTTAAAATCATATGGCAGAATAACCAGTGGGAAATATTGGCTGACTATGGATTTGGGTATGAATTGTTTCATACTAAAACTGTAGCATCCTACCCAAATCCACCAGCCCTATCTTTAGGTAGTTGGTCGAATATATCTGGTTGTGGTCCAATTTCCACATTCACTGGCGATGTACAAAGCACTATTGTGCCAAATTCAGCGCCTACATTCACTTCTACGGCGATCACCGAGCAGGGCGACAACAGTACCTACAACTACTATGTAGCCACCTCCGATATCAATGACGATGATGTATCTGTAGCCGCTACTACGAAGCCATCATGGCTAGCCATGGAGACCATCACCCGATATATTAAAATAGGTGCTGGCACTGCAGGAGACACGGACGGAGCGGCTGATGTAGCGACATTCGACGGGCCAAGCGATGTGGCTGTAGATGCCAGTGGCAATATCTACGTGGCAGAATCCAACAACAACCGAATCAGAAAAATTACCCCAGAGGGTGTCGTATCTACATTTGCGGGATCGGGTGATGCCGCCACTACGGATGGCACGGGTACAGCTGCCGCTTTCAATCACCCCGTAGGCATAGCCACAGACGCGTCGGGCAATGTCTATGTGACAGAAGACCCTGGCAACGCCGTAAGAAAAATAACGCCAGCAGGAGAAGTGACCACCATTGCGACCGCACTGCTCCGACTATCTGCAGTGGTAGTCGATAGCGACGACAACGTTTATGTAGGCGGATGGTTCTCCACCTATAAAGTTTATAAAATTACACCCGCCATGGTCCGAACGGAGGTTGCTTTTGGGTTTGGTGAAATATCGGCGCTGGATATAGATGCGGATGATAATCTCTATCTAGCAGATAAGTCGTCTAACATCATTTATAAAATTGACAATACAGGATTCAGAACCACCGTAATGTCGGGAGTGTCTAATATGACAGGAATGGCTAGAGATGCTGATGGCAATTTTTATGTTGTGAAAAATGGTACGCAAATAGATAAAATTGCCCCTGGAGGGTCAACAGTTACAAAAATTGTAAACTTATCGTCTGCCAATGGGATTGTCTTAGACGCATCTGACCGACTTTGTATTGCCGCTCAGGGCGGCCATCAGGTTCAAACGTATCAAGAGGGAGTTTATACCCTTTCGGGTAATCCTGCTGGACAAGTAGGTACGCACGATGTTGTACTCACAGCCAATGACGGCAATGGAGGTATAGCTACCCAGTCGTTTACCATCACGGTGAGCGATGCTACAGCTCCCGAGGGGTATTTTGTAAATACCTCTGACATGGCCATCAAATATGGAAATAAGATTGCTTTTAGTTTTCCTATCTCATTTGCTGAAGTAGGAGCTACCTACAATTATACATTTAGCGCAGGAGATACTGATGTGACTGGCAGTGGCACGATCACCAGCTCAAGTCAGAACATTTCTGGTATAGATTTGAGCGACTTGGCCGATGGCACCGTTACTTTTAGCATCACACTTACCGATGCACATGGCAACGTAGGAAGTGCTGTGGGAGGTACCCTCACAAAAGACACCATAGTACCTGTAGTGACCGTAGATGCCTTGGTGACCAGCGATCAGACGCCAAAGCTGACAGGTACCGTAGATGATGTTACTAGCTATTTGACTGGGTTTCTGTCTAACAGCCAATCCTTGACGATCACCAATAACGGTGATGGCACCTGGGAAGTCGCAGACAACACCATCACCGCATTGGAGGAAGGCGTCTATGGCGTTACTATATATGCCAATGATAATGTAATGAATACTGGCGTAGATGCGACTAGCAATGAGTTGACGATCGATTTGACCGCTCCAACAGGTTATACAGCAAGCATAGATCAAACCTATATCAATAGCAGCAACGTGGACGCATTGAGTTTTACCTTCTCAGGTGCGGAAGTAGGAGCTACTTATGATTACACCTTGAGCAGTAGCGGCGGAGGTTCCGAAGTAACGGGCAGTGGGACGATCAGTACTACTACCGATCAAATATCAGATATAGATGTCAGTGGGTTAGCGGAAGGAATAATCACGCTAAGTGTCACGCTTACCGACGTGGCCAATAATGTGGGACAAGCTACAGCTAGTATCAAGACAAAAGACACTACTGCACCAGTAGTCACAGTAGATGTTTTAGTGACTAATAACCAATCACCGAAAATCACGGGTGTGGTAGATGACGCTAGTGCTACCATGCTAGGCATCATATCAGATGGACAAACGCCGACAGTGATCAACAACGGAGATGGAACTTGGGAGATAGCAGCTGGTGTACTTTCCTCATTAGCAGAAGGCACGTATAGTTTATTTATTACAGCCACAGATGCGGCGGGTAATCAGACCACAAATTCCTCGGAGTACGATTTGGAAATTGACCTTACAGCACCATCTGGCTATACCGTAAGTATAGATCAGGCGGAAGTCAATTCAGAAAATGAGGGCGCATTGAGTTTCACTTTCACAGACGCAGAAGTAGGCGCTACTTACGATTATACACTGAGCAGCACAGGCGGAGGTGCCGACGTGACAGGCAGTGGCACGATCAGTGCAGCTACCGATCAAGTGTCGGGTATAGATGCGAGTGGATTGGGTGACGGTACGATCACGCTCAGCGTGACCCTTACCGATGAGGCTACTAATACAGGAAGTGCCGCCGAGGATACCAAAGCTAAAGATGCAACCAGCCCAGTATTTGCATCTGGCACGACGGCTAGTTTCACGGAAAACGGAACGGGTACTGTGTATACTGCCACAGCTACAGATGCAGGGAGTATCACCTATAGCTTAGGTACAGCGAATGATGAGTCGTTGTTTACGATCGAAGAAAGCACAGGAGTGGTGACCTTCAAGGTATCTCCTGATTTCGAAAACCCAATAGACGCTGATGGAGACAATGTGTATGAGATCATTGTTGTGGCCAGCGATGGTGCTAATGAGGTCAATCTAGAGGTTGCCATTACTGTGGAGGACGAAGAAGATGGCGAAACAACTGTAACCAGTATTGATGATGGCCTAGAGCATTATATTTCTATATTCCCTAATCCTGCTAGCCAAGTATTGAACTTTGATCTATCTAAAATGAATGAGTCGGTAGGATCACTTTCGGTTATCAATAATGCAGGGGTTCAAATTATGGAGTTGGAATTGGGTGGCGTAAAAAGCTTGACTATTCCTGTAAATAGTTACCCGTCAGGTCTGTATCATGTAGTGTTTAAGACAGGTACATCTACTATTTCTAAAAGATTGATAATCAAATAA
- a CDS encoding LytR/AlgR family response regulator transcription factor, protein MGKGKVLVVAVEVIIARSIVSKIEQMGFECVGTAIGTAEGLEMIKAEKPDIALLDVDLKGDQNGIELADQLKKELNIPTVFLTTQADQKKVSAAKTMPYGYVPKSASAQDIFKVIQSAIAQFRTEKTESKRALLVKGSLFVKDEYRFVKLKWADMDYIKSDGNYVEIHGQGNRKVIKETLKNIEMKLPKDTFFKTHRSYLVNIEKIQSIGGTSIRVGEEELPIVKRRRDELLSLLMD, encoded by the coding sequence ATGGGGAAGGGGAAAGTGTTGGTAGTAGCGGTAGAGGTTATCATTGCTCGGTCGATTGTGAGTAAGATAGAGCAAATGGGATTTGAATGCGTGGGGACAGCGATCGGTACAGCAGAAGGGCTTGAGATGATAAAAGCTGAAAAACCTGACATCGCTCTATTGGATGTTGACCTAAAAGGTGATCAGAATGGGATTGAGCTTGCTGATCAACTGAAAAAGGAATTGAATATCCCTACTGTTTTCCTGACTACCCAAGCCGATCAAAAGAAGGTATCCGCTGCTAAAACGATGCCTTATGGCTACGTACCCAAATCTGCCTCGGCACAAGACATCTTCAAGGTTATTCAATCCGCTATAGCCCAGTTTAGAACTGAAAAAACAGAGAGCAAACGAGCTTTGCTCGTCAAAGGCTCTTTGTTTGTAAAAGACGAATATCGTTTTGTGAAACTCAAATGGGCAGACATGGACTACATCAAATCCGATGGCAACTATGTAGAGATTCATGGCCAAGGCAATAGAAAAGTGATCAAAGAGACGTTGAAAAATATTGAAATGAAGCTGCCCAAAGACACCTTTTTTAAGACCCATCGTTCCTATTTGGTCAATATCGAAAAAATACAAAGTATTGGAGGTACGTCTATCCGAGTTGGTGAGGAGGAGCTGCCCATCGTGAAGCGACGAAGAGATGAATTGCTGTCCTTGCTGATGGACTAG
- a CDS encoding ATP-binding protein, whose amino-acid sequence MRNLILIAGLCLCFSLTSQADSWEQALESKNATLNLHWYTSIPFVYHNQKGELIGLEYELMEAFGQYLRNEHQINVALNWKEDISFFNILKRIKNTAAPNDLGVSAFSITEERKTYLQYTDSYLPDITVLVSSQGTPIVRQLEDVNQLMENMAAITIKGTIYETFLIEMREDLNISFEIQYIESDENVLDHISRSDRMFGFIDLPIYLMWIKEGKDLTRQNFFTVRGIGYGFILSPSSDWNIPFNAFLANPKYKTKIADIMSKYLGSELYQFIDNSYDREQLGTYILTKEKEIQLALIRNANLKLEEEENFKRILILGIGISLVFLFIILYLFYHNQKTTKLIIDQKDQIESQQKDIRQKNEQLINRNAQLVTLNEDKNNLVNILAHDLRSPLSHILGLSSIMTSNLKDISDENKDYLDKIGNAAKHMNQMIEKILNTDSLDSGHKMILKEQVNVDQLIDDLSTRYNTLATNKDIQLSVIKPQPSLTIETDHMLLYLILENLISNAVKFSPPYTKITLEIEQSKDKTHFKITDQGPGFSEEDKLLVFNRFQKLSARPTGNESSTGLGLSIVKKYTKDLGGHVWLDSTSEKGSTFIVSLDS is encoded by the coding sequence ATGCGTAATCTAATTTTAATCGCAGGTCTATGCCTCTGCTTTTCACTCACCAGTCAGGCAGATTCTTGGGAGCAAGCCCTTGAATCCAAAAATGCTACTTTAAACCTACATTGGTACACTTCCATCCCTTTTGTCTATCATAATCAGAAAGGAGAGTTGATCGGTTTGGAGTACGAGTTGATGGAAGCATTTGGCCAATATTTACGAAATGAGCATCAGATAAACGTAGCGCTAAACTGGAAAGAAGACATCAGTTTTTTTAACATTCTGAAACGTATAAAAAACACGGCTGCCCCCAACGATCTAGGGGTCTCTGCTTTCTCTATTACCGAAGAGCGAAAAACATACTTGCAGTATACAGACTCTTATTTACCAGATATCACAGTTTTGGTATCGAGTCAGGGTACACCTATTGTGCGACAGCTAGAAGACGTAAACCAACTGATGGAGAACATGGCAGCAATCACTATCAAAGGCACTATTTATGAGACTTTCCTGATTGAAATGAGAGAAGATTTAAACATTTCGTTTGAGATTCAATACATAGAAAGTGACGAAAATGTACTTGATCACATCAGTCGGTCTGATCGCATGTTTGGATTCATAGACTTACCCATCTACCTCATGTGGATCAAGGAAGGCAAAGATCTCACCCGTCAAAATTTTTTCACTGTACGGGGGATCGGCTACGGATTTATCCTATCACCTTCAAGTGATTGGAATATTCCGTTCAATGCATTTTTAGCAAACCCCAAATACAAAACGAAGATTGCAGATATCATGTCTAAATACCTAGGTAGCGAGCTCTACCAGTTTATAGACAACTCCTACGACCGCGAACAACTAGGCACTTATATCCTAACCAAAGAGAAAGAAATTCAACTGGCTCTCATTCGAAATGCTAATCTAAAACTCGAAGAAGAGGAAAATTTCAAACGAATCTTGATACTCGGGATTGGCATATCACTCGTTTTTCTGTTTATTATTCTTTATCTATTCTATCATAATCAGAAAACCACCAAACTCATCATTGACCAAAAAGATCAAATAGAATCTCAACAAAAAGACATCCGCCAGAAAAACGAACAATTAATCAATCGAAATGCTCAACTGGTTACACTCAATGAAGATAAAAACAACTTGGTCAATATTCTAGCTCACGACCTACGATCTCCTCTTAGCCATATCCTTGGGTTGTCGAGCATTATGACATCCAACCTAAAAGACATCTCTGACGAAAATAAAGACTACCTGGATAAAATTGGGAACGCTGCCAAGCATATGAACCAGATGATTGAAAAGATACTAAACACAGACAGCCTGGATAGCGGCCACAAAATGATACTCAAGGAACAGGTGAATGTAGATCAGCTGATAGACGATCTCTCTACTCGCTACAATACACTAGCTACCAACAAAGACATCCAGCTATCAGTAATTAAACCTCAGCCCTCATTGACCATAGAGACCGACCATATGCTCCTGTATTTAATTTTAGAAAACCTGATATCTAACGCTGTAAAATTCTCCCCCCCTTATACAAAAATCACATTAGAGATAGAACAATCTAAGGATAAAACACACTTCAAAATTACAGACCAAGGACCTGGATTTTCGGAGGAAGACAAACTATTGGTATTCAACCGATTTCAAAAACTGAGTGCTCGTCCCACTGGAAACGAATCTTCAACTGGCCTAGGCTTATCTATTGTCAAAAAATATACAAAAGACTTAGGAGGCCATGTATGGCTAGACAGCACATCAGAAAAAGGCAGTACTTTTATTGTAAGCCTAGACTCGTAA
- a CDS encoding T9SS type A sorting domain-containing protein, producing MMMKKMRCFFLLGLTIASISGLRAQAAPTKDEVSEMQAVSLLEIYPNPTSSYLNIEQQQFDGSISQLRITDLSGHMVYQIQEKFTQLSIFVGNWQKGVYMVFFRQGNKEVMKKIVVQ from the coding sequence ATGATGATGAAAAAGATGAGGTGTTTTTTTTTACTTGGTTTGACAATCGCGTCTATTAGTGGACTAAGGGCACAGGCCGCACCAACAAAAGATGAGGTCAGCGAGATGCAAGCCGTGTCGTTATTGGAGATTTATCCTAATCCGACTTCTTCCTATCTCAATATAGAACAGCAACAGTTCGATGGAAGTATTTCTCAGCTCAGAATCACCGATCTTTCTGGGCATATGGTATATCAGATTCAAGAGAAGTTTACACAGTTATCCATTTTTGTAGGCAATTGGCAAAAAGGAGTGTATATGGTTTTTTTCCGTCAAGGAAATAAAGAGGTGATGAAAAAAATAGTGGTGCAATAG
- a CDS encoding RNA polymerase sigma factor produces MLDKTMNHISVCEEQSFTRLHQAHAASLRNFLFYRFGSLEKAKDCAQEAFIRLWNNCSKVSFEKAKSFLFTTANRIFLDDTAHQKVVLKFEKRSDMSEAQSETNPEFLYQVDEFKNQLETVISALPEKQRTVFLMSRIDKMKNQEIADLLEISVKTVEKHITSSLKSIRSELDELNHFSI; encoded by the coding sequence ATGCTTGACAAAACTATGAATCATATCTCTGTTTGCGAAGAACAGTCTTTTACACGCCTGCACCAAGCGCATGCTGCATCATTAAGGAATTTTCTTTTCTATCGGTTTGGTAGTTTAGAAAAAGCCAAAGATTGCGCACAAGAAGCCTTCATTCGACTGTGGAACAACTGCAGCAAAGTTTCCTTTGAGAAAGCTAAAAGTTTTTTATTTACCACAGCCAACCGAATTTTTCTCGACGATACCGCGCACCAAAAAGTCGTTTTGAAATTTGAGAAAAGAAGCGATATGAGTGAAGCGCAGTCAGAAACCAATCCTGAATTTCTATATCAAGTCGATGAATTCAAAAATCAATTGGAAACTGTTATTTCTGCTTTGCCAGAAAAACAACGCACAGTATTCCTGATGAGTAGGATCGACAAGATGAAAAATCAGGAGATAGCAGACCTCCTTGAAATTTCCGTAAAAACGGTGGAAAAACACATTACCTCATCTCTAAAATCGATCCGATCAGAACTAGACGAACTCAATCATTTCTCTATCTAA
- a CDS encoding FecR family protein, with the protein MDNKHIDKDQILAQWLNGELTTKEAKTHLAPEEFSKYQQIISEVGQWVPAHDQQVFDPQEILKSKKEAKVVRMSIWQYASIAAAILLALFVGPILYQSLTTVSHETAFGEMKTISLPDGSSSIMLSANSKVSWKKSHWRKGKRLLTLSGKAYIDVPQKGAFDVITEAGTVSVLGTRFVVHQIDEVLHAQCYEGRVRASNPKGKSIEISQGESSLFFNGKWSPKELFDLDFPEWIKDHISFTNTPIKLVLDELHANYGLTIKVGQVNLARRFTGSIPKDDLDQSLKIIFPTLGIDYRLEDNTLYLSE; encoded by the coding sequence ATGGACAACAAGCACATTGATAAGGATCAGATACTCGCCCAGTGGCTAAATGGTGAGTTGACTACCAAAGAGGCTAAAACTCACCTAGCCCCAGAAGAATTTTCAAAATATCAACAAATCATAAGCGAAGTAGGTCAGTGGGTACCTGCTCATGACCAACAGGTATTTGACCCTCAAGAGATTTTGAAATCCAAGAAAGAAGCCAAAGTCGTGCGCATGAGTATCTGGCAGTATGCCTCAATAGCCGCAGCCATACTATTGGCACTGTTTGTAGGACCTATACTCTATCAATCACTCACTACGGTTTCACACGAAACGGCTTTTGGCGAAATGAAAACCATCTCCTTGCCAGATGGCAGCTCTAGTATAATGCTAAGTGCCAATTCAAAAGTAAGCTGGAAAAAGAGCCACTGGCGTAAAGGAAAAAGACTACTTACACTCTCGGGCAAGGCCTATATAGACGTCCCTCAAAAAGGTGCTTTCGACGTAATAACCGAAGCAGGAACCGTATCGGTACTGGGTACACGCTTCGTAGTACATCAGATCGACGAAGTCCTACATGCACAGTGTTATGAAGGTCGTGTGCGAGCATCTAACCCCAAAGGCAAATCAATAGAAATCAGCCAAGGCGAATCGAGCTTGTTTTTCAATGGAAAATGGAGCCCAAAAGAATTGTTTGACTTAGATTTTCCAGAGTGGATCAAGGATCACATTTCATTTACCAATACACCAATAAAACTTGTACTAGACGAATTACACGCCAACTATGGACTTACGATCAAGGTCGGACAAGTAAACCTGGCAAGACGATTCACTGGATCTATTCCTAAAGACGATCTGGATCAATCGCTCAAGATCATATTCCCAACTCTAGGCATCGACTACCGATTGGAAGACAATACTCTATATTTGTCTGAATAA